The Coffea arabica cultivar ET-39 chromosome 9e, Coffea Arabica ET-39 HiFi, whole genome shotgun sequence genome has a window encoding:
- the LOC113709955 gene encoding uncharacterized protein, with product MTVMGAWNVRATFVYASNSIDERECLWHDLVQLNVDNNYPWIGFGDFNTVLKMDEKIGELMDGIHQICWKLDRVLVNYGWNMKLGGTEALFLNPSIFDNSSMVITLCKGVSRTSRPFHFFNHWVKHPTFMGTVQYEWATPVIGNPMYILTQKLKRLKNRLKTRSSEVYSNVSARIEDLRNQLAMVQQSLDLLPMDRELQVKESSISQELFKALTIDESALRQRSRGLWLQLGDSNNGYFYRSFQSRRAHNKIFRIKDMLGRMLEDEHDIKQEAISYFQQRFTPPGQPSSTPLEVNPSNVLNDEHVAWLSNDISSNEIKNALFSMNGDKSPRPDGLTACFFQHS from the exons ATGACTGTTATGGGAGCATGGAATGTCAGAG CTACTTTTGTTTATGCTAGTAACTCTATTGATGAAAGAGAATGCCTGTGGCATGACCTAGTACAATTAAATGTGGACAACAACTACCCATGGATTGGTTTTGGTGACTTCAATACGgtactaaaaatggatgagaagATTGGGGAACTTATG GATGGCATCCACCAAATTTGCTGGAAGCTGGATCGGGTGTTAGTTAATTATGGATGGAATATGAAACTAGGGGGCACAGAGGCTTTGTTTCTCAATCCAAGTATCTTTGACAACTCTTCTATGGTCATTACTCTTTGCAAGGGTGTCTCTCGCACCTCGAGACCTTTTCACTTCTTTAACCATTGGGTGAAACATCCTACCTTTATGGGCACAGTACAATATGAATGGGCTACTCCAGTGATTGGTAATCCTATGTATATCCTAACTCAAAAGCTTAAACGTTTAAAAAATCGTCTCAAAACTAGGAGCAGTGAAGTCTATAGTAATGTATCTGCAAGGATAGAGGATCTCAGGAATCAACTTGCTATGGTTCAACAATCACTTGATTTGCTACCTATGGATAGAGAGTTACAAGTCAAGGAATCAAGCATATCTCAGGAGTTATTTAAGGCACTTACTATAGACGAATCAGCTCTTAGACAAAGATCAAGAGGCCTGTGGCTACAGCTTGGAGATTCGAACAATGGTTACTTCTATAGGTCTTTTCAATCTCGTAGAGCTCACAACAAAATTTTCAGGATCAAGGACATGTTGGGGAGAATGTTAGAAGACGAGCATGACATCAAGCAAGAAGCTATCAGTTATTTCCAACAACGTTTTACTCCTCCAGGCCAACCTTCCTCCACTCCCCTTGAGGTCAACCCATCTAACGTACTCAATGATGAGCATGTTGCTTGGCTTTCTAATGATATCTCCTCAAATGAAATCAAGAATGCTCTCTTTAGTATGAATGGTGACAAATCCCCAAGACCTGATGGTTTAACTGCTTGTTTCTTCCAACATTCATGA
- the LOC140014627 gene encoding uncharacterized protein: MVFQMMRPVAYVGCILKLFTTYSFTALIVRGVKPKDLLRKLSFCTAVYFIWQERNNRLFQQGTKPPTALAQTIIDQVQKGRNCEVKDNLSNRSLAAKWGLQAAFFRPTIFWCKWEAPKPGIKWLNCDGSVRGDIGGEGFVLRDENGDILAARSIGVCTDSILIHELEAIKEALVFAKLKGWKCVEIRTNSKLSADILNSKSDCPWRALVAYYDIKDLISCFKELTIYFVYRQCNQVVDFMVGYLNRVDKVIFESKFPADLL; encoded by the exons ATGGTGTTCCAAATGATGAGACCTGTTGCTTATGTAGGTTGCATATTGAAACTGTTCACCACCTATTCTTTCACTGCTCTTATAGTAAG AGGGGTAAAGCCAAAGGATCTCTTACGCAAGCTATCTTTTTGTACTGCTGTCTATTTCATATGGCAAGAAAGGAACAACCGCTTGTTTCAGCAGGGAACCAAACCACCAACAGCATTAGCCCAGACTATTATAGATCAAGTACAAAAGGGGAGAAACTGTGAAGTTAAGGACAACCTGAGCAACAGATCCTTAGCTGCAAAATGGGGACTTCAAGCTGCATTCTTTCGTCCAACTATATTCTGGTGCAAATGGGAAGCTCCCAAACCTGGAATTAAATGGttgaattgtgatggatcagtTCGAGGAGACATAGGGGGTGAAGGTTTCGTCCTTAGAGATGAGAATGGTGACATCTTAGCAGCTAGGTCTATTGGAGTATGCACTGATTCAATATTAATCCATGAGTTGGAAGCCATCAAGGAAGCATTGGTGTTTGCTAAACTCAAGGGATGGAAATGTGTTGAGATTCGCACTAATTCAAAACTTTCTGCAGATATCTTAAATAGCAAAAGTGACTGTCCTTGGAGGGCTCTAGTTGCATATTATGACATAAAGGATTTAATCTCATGCTTCAAGGAGCTGACTATATATTTTGTATATCGCCAATGTAATCAAGTTGTTGATTTTATGGTTGGTTATCTCAATAGGGTGGATAAAGTTATTTTTGAGTCAAAATTCCCTGCTGATCTTCTTTGA